A window from Drosophila nasuta strain 15112-1781.00 chromosome 3, ASM2355853v1, whole genome shotgun sequence encodes these proteins:
- the LOC132788314 gene encoding fibrinogen C domain-containing protein 1-like, which yields MYRLTSLQQYELYIHLVVEDGSIFYARYDDFKISDEDNGYALSLGKFKGNIRDAMRYSENMKFTTFDRHNDRTNKNCAVVYNSGWWYKKCSNCNLNALYGADLNWWTEIRNQLKEAKMLIRPKEEINK from the exons ATGTATCGACTAACAAGCTTACAGCAATACGAACTCTACATACATTTGGTTGTCGAAGATGGCAGCATCTTCTACGCTCGATACGATGACTTCAAAATATCTGATGAAGACAATGGATACGCACTAAGCTTGGGTAAATTCAAGGGAAATATTAGGGATGCGATGAGATACAGcgaaaacatgaaattcacAACGTTCGATCGCCATAATGACCGTACCAATAAAAATTGTGCAGTTGTGTATAATAGTGGCTGGTGGTACAAGAAATGTTCGAATtg TAACTTAAATGCATTATACGGCGCTGATCTAAATTGGTGGACTGAAATAAGAAATCAACTTAAAGAAGCTAAGATGCTTATTCGTCCCAAAGAAGAAATCAACAAGTGA
- the LOC132789981 gene encoding fibrinogen-like protein 1 yields MGRTKINLVLLIILKLFLVGTTTGEETYENDRQIEEQCHSEIYKSVKPLLDYFKQVRNELDQSEIKEKHISEINADLMIKYREIVAIHEKLMKEAFQLDEYKNEIIRKENDLQLCQSKVDKLESEINSQQTTINLNWFHCLHLSDKSNKLEICEDQLKMLNSSVIEKDEKISGYSATIQNIAEHQKTISLKLEERQTMLFKKDKDIEICQAEIVKLNRTSHNNNNPPSCLPFGEHPGVHEIEVSGVGSFDVLCDSQLAGPCWIVIQQRIGGKENFTRDWATYRKGFGSMDSDFFLGLEKMYRLTSLQQYELYIHLVTLSGSIFYARYDDFEISDEDHGYALSLGEFRGNIENAMRDSDKMKFTTFDRDNDASSDNCAVWFNSGWWYNNCFKCNLNGLYGKDLVWWSETANYLKEAKMLIRPKDE; encoded by the exons ATGGgtagaacaaaaataaacttagttttattaataatcCTCAAACTATTCTTGGTGGGCACAACAACAGGAGAAGAG ACGTACGAGAACGACAGACAAATAGAAGAACAGTGTCACAGTGAAATCTACAAAAGTGTGAAGCCTTTGCTAGACTACTTTAAGCAAGTTCGTAATGAGTTAGACCAAAGTGAAATTAAGGAAAAGCATATAAGTGAAATAAATGCTGATCTTATGATCAAGTATCGTGAAATTGTAGCAATTCATGAAAAGCTCATGAAGGAGGCATTTCAATTAGATGagtataaaaacgaaataataagaaaagaaaacgatttgcaattgtgtcaaagtAAAGTTGATAAATTAGAATCTGAGATTAATTCACAACAAACAACTATAAACCTTAATTGGTTTCATTGTTTACATTTATCAGATAAATCTAACAAATTGGAAATATGTGAggatcaattaaaaatgctgaATTCTAGTGTTATTGAAAAAGATGAGAAAATTTCTGGATACTCTGCAACAATTCAAAACATCGCAGAACATCAGAAAACAATTAGTTTGAAATTAGAAGAGAGGCAAACCATGTTATTTAAGAAAGATAAAGACATTGAAATATGCCAAGcagaaattgttaaattaaataggacatcacataataataataatcctCCAAGTTGTCTCCCTTTCGGAGAACATCCTGGTGTGCATGAAATTGAAGTTTCTGGTGTTGGTTCCTTCGATGTTCTATGCGATAGTCAGTTAGCTGGGCCTTGTTGGATAGTAATACAGCAGCGAATTGGtggaaaagaaaactttacCAGGGATTGGGCCACATATCGCAAAGGTTTCGGTTCAATGGATAGTGACTTTTTCCTAGGATTAGAAAAGATGTATCGACTAACGAGCTTGCAGCAATACGAACTCTACATACATTTGGTTACCTTAAGTGGCAGCATCTTCTACGCTCGATATGATGATTTCGAAATATCTGATGAAGACCATGGATACGCACTAAGTTTGGGTGAATTCAGGGGAAATATTGAGAATGCGATGAGAGACAGCGATAAGatgaaattcacaacattcGATCGGGATAATGACGCTTCTTCTGATAATTGTGCAGTTTGGTTTAATAGTGGTTGGTGGTACAACAACTGTTTTAAATG TAACTTAAATGGATTATACGGCAAGGATCTAGTTTGGTGGAGTGAAACAGCAAATTATCTCAAAGAAGCTAAGATGCTTATTCGTCCCAAAGATGAATAA
- the LOC132792387 gene encoding LOW QUALITY PROTEIN: uncharacterized protein LOC132792387 (The sequence of the model RefSeq protein was modified relative to this genomic sequence to represent the inferred CDS: deleted 2 bases in 2 codons) translates to MDIRRLINEVKQRPALWDANHSEHANRVETQRQWLNVAEAMDANVELCRSKWKNLRCSYRRLQNRQKSSQQQQASPAPQWTYAEAMSFLDNCWHREDDDDCASNVNDTAIQFKAEPDEMETDNDALMQEFQSAVTPQAMRRLSHNISLASAAAEEQQSEAPVMSSSAPLPAGTAIAAAAASSCQCAKRVDEQVNFLEDLKREEQQLMQSTSQDLARCKNVLHVGDADYNFLVSILPMMKQMSPLQNVSFRAKVGEVLLHTMQQPPMQLQQQQQQQQAAQESPQPSQMLLNQQQMALDQAEQVDSSSSSATNWN, encoded by the exons ATGGACATACGCAGGCTGATCAACGAGGTTAAGCAGCGTCCCGCT CTCTGGGATGCCAACCATTCGGAGCACGCTAACCGCGTGGAGACACAGCGTCAATGGCTCAACGTGGCCGAGGCAATGGATGCCAATG TGGAACTGTGTCGCAGCAAATGGAAAAACTTGCGTTGCAGTTATCGCAGGCTACAGAATCGACAAAAGAgcagtcaacaacaacaagcgtcGCCAGCACCTCAATGGACCTATGCCGAAGCCATGAGCTTTTTGGACAACTGTTGGCATCGCGAAGACGATGACGATTGCGCGTCGAACGTCAACGACACAGCGATACAATTCAAAGCGGAACCCGATGAAATGGAGACGGACAACGATGCACTCATGCAAGAATTCCAAAGTGCAGTAACACCGCAAGCAATGCGTCGTCTGTCGCACAACATTTCACTGGCCAGCGCTGCAGCCGAGGAGCAGCAATCGGAGGCGCCCGTAATGAGTTCCTCC GCCCCCCTGCCAGCGGGGACGGCGAttgcggcggcagcggcgagCAGTTGTCAGTGTGCCAAGCGTGTGGATGAGCAGGTTAATTTCCTGGAGGATTTAAAGCGGGAGGAGCAACAGTTGATGCAGTCGACGAGCCAGGATTTGGCGCGTTGCAAGAACGTGTTGCATGTGGGCGACGCGGATTACAATTTCCTAGTGAGTATTCTGCCCATGATGAAGCAGATGTCGCCACTGCAAAACGTCAGCTTTCGCGCCAAGGTGGGCGAAGTGTTGTTGCATACGATGCAACAGCCGCccatgcaactgcaacaacaacagcagcagcaacaagcggCACAGGAGTCGCCGCAGCCGTCACAAATGTTGTTGAACCAACAGCAGATGGCCTTGGACCAGGCTGAACAAGTCGACTCCAGCTCGAGCTCCGCCACAAATTGGAATTGA